One genomic window of Campylobacter sp. MG1 includes the following:
- a CDS encoding hybrid sensor histidine kinase/response regulator, protein MDDMQEILEDFLIEAFELIEQIDHDLVELENNPKDLELLNSIFRVAHTIKGSSSFLNFNVLTKLTHHMEDVLNKARKEELLITPDIMDVVLTSVDIMKTLLHNIKDNGNDNSNTTNIDEICSILNDINEGKNFINKTQCEEDKSLNDKIEEIIKNDSSEEENIDISSLDNEEIEAEIERLLKQKKEEKKNKEKKNTTIVQKNIQEIKNIKNEVNENIKIPTNIDKNSNVDQTIRVEVKRLDSLMNLIGELVLGKNRLLKIYDDVEERYEGEKFIEELNQVVSQLSVVTTDIQLAVMKTRMQPIAKVFNKFPRVVRDLSRELNKYIDLEITGEETELDKSIVEEIGDPIMHMIRNSCDHGIEDVKERLAKGKNEKGKVCLKAYNEGNHIVIEISDDGKGLDPNILKIKSIEKGIINEREADAMSDKEAFSLIFKPGFSTATQVTNVSGRGVGMDVVKTNIDKLNGLIEIDSEINKGTIIKLKIPLTLAIIQSLLVKTQEEFYAIPLASVLETVRVTIDDIYTIEGKNVLRLRDEVLSLVRLSDLFGVKQVLENSEQSYVVVVGIGTSKLGIIVDTLIGQEEVVIKSMGYYLQNITGIAGSTIRGDGRVTLIVDVGAMMDMAKEVKVDIKANNENLSKIIKEKPQDYVVLIVDDSPVDRNIMKKALEPLGIKIIEANNGVEALNTMKNNDYIIDAMLIDIEMPRMDGYTLAAEIRKYAKYRNLPLIAVTSRTSKSDRLRGVEVGMTEYITKPYSYEYLENIVRKNLKLG, encoded by the coding sequence AATGTCTTAACAAAACTTACCCATCATATGGAAGATGTTTTAAATAAAGCTCGTAAAGAAGAATTATTAATTACACCTGATATTATGGATGTTGTTTTAACTTCAGTTGATATAATGAAAACATTATTACATAACATAAAAGACAACGGTAATGACAATTCAAACACTACAAATATAGATGAAATTTGTTCTATATTAAATGATATAAATGAAGGTAAAAATTTCATAAATAAAACACAATGTGAAGAAGATAAAAGTTTAAATGATAAAATTGAAGAAATTATCAAAAATGACTCTAGTGAAGAAGAAAATATTGATATATCATCTTTAGATAATGAAGAAATAGAAGCTGAAATAGAAAGACTATTAAAACAAAAAAAAGAAGAGAAAAAAAATAAAGAGAAAAAAAATACAACAATAGTTCAAAAAAATATACAAGAAATTAAAAATATAAAAAATGAAGTAAATGAAAATATAAAAATACCTACAAATATAGATAAGAATTCTAATGTAGATCAAACTATTAGAGTTGAAGTTAAAAGACTTGATAGTTTAATGAATTTAATAGGCGAATTAGTTTTAGGTAAAAATAGACTTTTAAAAATATATGATGATGTTGAAGAAAGATATGAAGGTGAAAAATTCATAGAAGAATTAAACCAAGTTGTAAGTCAGTTAAGTGTAGTAACTACTGATATTCAATTAGCTGTTATGAAAACAAGAATGCAGCCAATCGCAAAAGTATTTAATAAATTCCCAAGAGTTGTAAGAGATTTAAGCCGTGAACTCAATAAATATATAGATTTAGAAATAACTGGAGAAGAAACAGAATTAGATAAATCAATCGTAGAAGAAATAGGTGACCCTATAATGCATATGATTAGAAATTCATGTGATCATGGTATAGAAGATGTGAAAGAAAGACTTGCTAAAGGCAAAAATGAAAAAGGTAAAGTATGTCTAAAAGCATATAATGAAGGTAATCACATAGTAATTGAAATTTCTGATGATGGCAAAGGTTTAGACCCTAACATACTAAAAATAAAAAGTATAGAAAAAGGTATAATAAATGAAAGAGAAGCTGATGCTATGAGCGATAAAGAAGCTTTTTCTTTAATATTCAAACCAGGATTTTCAACAGCAACTCAAGTAACAAATGTAAGTGGTCGTGGTGTTGGAATGGACGTTGTAAAAACAAACATTGATAAGCTAAATGGTTTAATAGAAATAGATAGCGAAATAAATAAAGGAACAATAATAAAACTAAAAATTCCATTAACACTAGCTATTATTCAATCACTACTTGTAAAAACACAAGAAGAATTTTATGCAATTCCACTTGCTAGTGTTCTTGAAACGGTAAGAGTAACTATAGATGACATTTACACTATTGAAGGTAAAAATGTATTAAGACTTAGAGATGAAGTATTATCACTTGTAAGACTTAGTGATTTATTTGGAGTAAAACAAGTTCTAGAAAATAGCGAACAATCTTATGTAGTTGTAGTTGGTATTGGAACTAGCAAATTAGGAATTATTGTAGATACTCTAATAGGACAAGAAGAAGTTGTAATTAAGTCCATGGGATATTATTTACAAAATATCACAGGAATTGCAGGTTCAACCATTCGTGGAGATGGTAGAGTTACACTAATAGTTGATGTCGGTGCTATGATGGATATGGCAAAAGAAGTAAAAGTTGATATAAAAGCAAATAATGAAAATTTATCAAAAATTATTAAAGAAAAACCACAAGATTATGTAGTATTAATAGTTGATGACTCTCCAGTTGATAGAAATATAATGAAAAAGGCACTAGAACCACTTGGAATTAAAATAATAGAAGCTAATAATGGCGTAGAAGCATTAAATACCATGAAAAATAATGATTATATTATTGATGCTATGCTAATTGATATTGAAATGCCAAGAATGGATGGTTACACACTAGCAGCAGAAATTAGAAAATATGCAAAATATAGAAATCTACCACTAATTGCTGTTACAAGTAGAACTAGCAAGAGTGATAGATTAAGGGGCGTAGAAGTAGGAATGACTGAGTATATTACAAAACCTTATTCTTATGAATATTTGGAAAATATAGTGAGAAAAAATTTAAAATTAGGATAA
- a CDS encoding chemotaxis protein CheW: protein MEELNQILNKQQRQVHTNISDLKSKDEIKQLVGFMIDNEEYAIPILSIQEIIKPIEYTRVPSVPDYVLGVFNMRGNVIPLIDLAKKFGLASSKQTQHTRYIVLRGEEGSIGFVIDKLTEAIKIKASNIDQPPETLLKEKGMIEGIGKQKNGILTILKVEALMKRDF, encoded by the coding sequence ATGGAAGAATTAAATCAAATTTTAAATAAACAACAAAGGCAAGTACATACAAATATCAGCGATTTAAAATCAAAAGATGAAATAAAACAACTAGTTGGATTTATGATTGATAACGAAGAATATGCAATTCCAATTTTAAGCATACAAGAAATCATAAAACCTATTGAATATACCAGAGTTCCTAGTGTTCCTGATTATGTATTAGGTGTATTTAATATGCGTGGTAATGTAATTCCATTAATTGATTTGGCAAAAAAATTTGGATTAGCTAGTTCTAAACAAACACAGCATACAAGGTATATTGTATTAAGAGGAGAAGAAGGAAGTATAGGTTTTGTAATAGATAAATTAACTGAAGCAATTAAAATAAAAGCAAGCAATATAGACCAACCGCCAGAAACACTACTTAAAGAAAAAGGTATGATAGAAGGCATAGGAAAACAAAAAAATGGAATTTTAACAATTTTAAAAGTAGAAGCTTTAATGAAAAGGGATTTTTAA
- a CDS encoding transaldolase, translated as MKKYSIWCDFIENSFLDNEFINMINKGIINGATSNPSIFKNAITTSAYYKERIKQLNIKNKEELFLTLALEDIKKAAIKMSHLYAKDSNNGFISFEINPLNSNNAGLSIAEGLKIANLINMPNLMIKVPATNAGYEVMNTLASYGISINATLIFSYEQAKKCNDAIAQGMKKYKAKNPNGIINKGVVSIFVSRVDSLLNNRFSVKNQIGIQNAIYSASKVGSENIRALFASTGTKSNDLSKDYYLKELEFNNTINTAPINAINAYKPSKTIKNLNQEIISNSKDFIFSTINEIEYNVACKKLLEDGLIQFENAFIDILKNL; from the coding sequence ATGAAAAAATATAGTATTTGGTGTGATTTTATAGAAAATAGTTTTTTAGATAATGAATTTATAAATATGATTAATAAAGGTATAATAAATGGTGCTACTAGTAATCCTAGTATATTTAAAAATGCAATTACTACTTCAGCATATTATAAAGAAAGAATTAAGCAATTAAATATAAAAAATAAAGAAGAATTATTTTTAACTCTAGCTTTAGAAGACATTAAAAAAGCAGCTATTAAAATGAGCCATTTATATGCAAAAGATAGCAATAATGGTTTTATTAGTTTTGAAATAAATCCACTAAATAGTAATAATGCAGGTCTTAGTATTGCAGAAGGTTTGAAAATTGCTAATTTAATAAATATGCCAAATTTAATGATAAAAGTGCCGGCAACTAATGCAGGATATGAAGTTATGAATACATTGGCAAGTTATGGAATTAGCATAAATGCTACACTGATTTTTTCTTACGAACAAGCAAAAAAATGTAATGATGCAATAGCGCAAGGTATGAAAAAATATAAAGCAAAAAATCCTAATGGAATAATTAATAAAGGTGTAGTTAGTATTTTTGTAAGCAGAGTTGATAGCTTATTAAATAATAGATTTAGCGTTAAAAACCAAATAGGAATTCAAAACGCAATTTATTCAGCATCTAAAGTTGGTAGTGAAAATATAAGAGCTTTATTTGCAAGTACAGGAACAAAAAGTAATGATTTAAGTAAAGATTATTATTTAAAAGAACTAGAATTTAATAACACTATAAATACAGCTCCAATTAATGCTATAAATGCCTATAAACCTAGTAAAACTATAAAGAATTTAAATCAAGAAATAATTTCAAATTCAAAAGATTTTATATTCTCAACTATAAACGAAATTGAGTATAATGTCGCTTGCAAAAAACTTTTAGAAGATGGATTAATTCAATTTGAAAACGCATTTATTGATATATTAAAAAATCTTTAA
- a CDS encoding type IV pilus twitching motility protein PilT, with translation MEIDLENIRWELRDELDGWLSTLLDLGGSDLHLSSGLCPKGRVHGEIVQVCDGAISREDMLDLCKALTRSDFTRFVEHKNIDFSYEPKNKDKFKYKGSFRVNLFFTMNGPSAVFRTIPDKMPDFESLKLPDVIKEITTKETRGLILVTGPTGSGKTTTLASMIDYINQNYNRHIITIEDPIEFKYKPAKSIVNQRAIGQDALSFQDALRAALREDPDIILVGEMRDLETIEVAMHAAETGHLVLSTLHTINAQETINRVLGMFPKEEQNRIRSSLSSVLKAVISQRLCKTIDGKRTAAVEVLRGNERIKRLILEYKENAIGDVLKEGTLNMQSFDQHLLNLFKENKITEAEAYDKASNANDLKVLIDGYKFGEAKKTTASGSSMFKYRLASSEENE, from the coding sequence ATGGAAATAGATTTAGAAAATATTCGTTGGGAATTAAGAGATGAACTAGATGGTTGGTTAAGCACTCTACTTGATTTAGGTGGAAGTGACTTACATCTTAGCTCTGGTTTATGCCCAAAAGGAAGAGTACACGGAGAAATTGTTCAAGTATGTGATGGTGCTATAAGTAGAGAAGATATGCTAGACTTATGTAAAGCATTGACTAGAAGTGATTTTACTAGATTTGTTGAACATAAAAATATAGACTTTTCTTACGAACCTAAAAATAAAGATAAATTTAAATATAAAGGTTCTTTTCGTGTGAATTTATTTTTTACAATGAATGGACCTAGTGCCGTATTTAGAACTATTCCTGATAAAATGCCTGATTTTGAAAGCTTAAAATTACCTGATGTTATAAAAGAAATTACCACAAAAGAAACTAGAGGTTTAATATTAGTAACAGGACCAACTGGAAGTGGTAAAACGACAACACTAGCATCTATGATTGATTATATTAATCAAAATTACAATAGACATATTATCACTATTGAAGACCCTATTGAATTTAAATATAAACCTGCAAAATCAATAGTAAATCAAAGAGCTATCGGACAAGATGCTTTAAGCTTTCAAGATGCACTAAGAGCAGCTTTAAGAGAGGATCCTGATATCATTCTAGTGGGCGAGATGAGAGATTTAGAAACCATTGAAGTAGCAATGCACGCAGCAGAAACAGGACACCTAGTTTTAAGCACACTACACACAATTAATGCACAAGAAACTATAAATAGGGTTTTAGGAATGTTTCCTAAAGAAGAACAAAATAGAATTAGAAGTTCACTTTCAAGCGTTTTAAAAGCTGTAATTTCTCAAAGATTATGCAAAACTATTGATGGAAAAAGAACTGCTGCAGTTGAAGTTTTAAGAGGTAATGAACGCATTAAGAGATTAATTTTAGAATATAAAGAAAATGCTATAGGAGATGTTTTAAAAGAAGGGACATTGAATATGCAAAGTTTTGACCAACACCTATTAAATTTATTTAAAGAAAATAAAATAACAGAAGCTGAAGCTTATGATAAAGCAAGTAATGCAAATGACTTGAAAGTATTAATAGATGGTTATAAATTTGGAGAAGCTAAAAAAACCACAGCAAGTGGTTCTTCTATGTTTAAATATAGATTAGCGTCATCAGAAGAAAATGAATAA
- a CDS encoding 50S ribosomal protein L25/general stress protein Ctc yields the protein MLEGQIRQSIGRKSAKAARQDGMLIANIYGKGVENIHAVFKTNEFIKEVRKKDGLIFPVSVDGKTYEVVIVDYQHHPVTSEIKHVDLKIALKGVESFYMVPVKVVGTAKGLKNKGVLIQSKRRLKVKCKAENLPNFFELDVTDLDVGDALLVRDIKVADNVKIIDAGRVAVVGVEKAR from the coding sequence ATGTTAGAAGGACAAATTAGACAGAGTATTGGTAGAAAGTCAGCTAAAGCTGCTAGACAAGATGGTATGCTAATTGCTAATATCTATGGCAAAGGCGTTGAAAATATCCATGCGGTATTTAAAACAAACGAATTTATTAAAGAAGTTCGTAAAAAAGACGGATTAATTTTCCCTGTTAGTGTTGATGGTAAAACTTATGAAGTTGTAATTGTTGATTATCAACACCATCCAGTAACTAGCGAAATTAAGCACGTTGATTTAAAAATAGCACTAAAAGGTGTTGAGAGCTTTTATATGGTTCCAGTAAAAGTTGTAGGAACTGCAAAAGGTCTTAAAAATAAAGGTGTATTAATTCAATCAAAACGCCGCTTAAAAGTAAAATGTAAAGCAGAAAATTTACCTAATTTCTTTGAATTAGATGTAACTGATTTAGATGTTGGTGATGCTTTATTAGTAAGAGATATTAAAGTTGCTGATAATGTAAAAATTATTGACGCTGGTCGTGTAGCTGTTGTTGGAGTTGAAAAAGCTAGATGA
- the pth gene encoding aminoacyl-tRNA hydrolase, producing MILVVGLGNPGEKYANTRHNLGFMLIDKLLNSSYTKQSLNCNGELYKKQNILLLKPLTYMNNSGESVKKVVDFYKPERIIVCHDEMDINFSKLKIKKGGSSGGHNGLKSIDNFIGNDYERIRLGIGKPDLKYEVINYVLDNFNENEKKELENFLNYSKDALEYLLDNDILKTQNKFHS from the coding sequence ATGATTTTAGTAGTAGGCTTAGGAAATCCTGGCGAGAAATATGCAAATACTCGCCACAACCTAGGCTTTATGTTAATTGATAAATTACTTAACTCTTCTTATACTAAACAAAGTTTAAACTGCAATGGAGAACTTTATAAAAAACAAAATATATTACTACTTAAACCACTAACCTACATGAATAATTCAGGAGAAAGTGTAAAGAAGGTTGTAGATTTTTATAAACCAGAAAGAATAATTGTATGCCACGATGAAATGGATATAAATTTTTCTAAGCTAAAAATTAAAAAAGGTGGTAGTTCTGGTGGTCATAATGGGTTAAAATCCATAGATAACTTTATAGGTAATGATTATGAAAGAATTAGATTAGGAATTGGAAAACCTGATTTAAAATATGAAGTTATTAATTATGTTCTTGACAATTTTAATGAAAATGAAAAAAAAGAATTAGAAAACTTCTTAAATTATTCAAAAGACGCTTTAGAATATCTTTTAGACAATGATATATTAAAGACTCAAAATAAATTTCATTCATAA
- the queC gene encoding 7-cyano-7-deazaguanine synthase QueC, giving the protein MSKIAISILSGGLDSCVSTACAINDGYQVIALHFNYHQRTELRELKAFNDICDFYGIQKIIIDMDFFRQIGGSSLTDFNIEIPKNELGKNGDIPNTYVPFRNGIFYSIATAVAQRFNASAIYTGLVSEDSSGYPDTSIDFVEKTKDFIVSGSGVEIKLLTPLITLRKSQIIKLGMQINAPLHLSYSCYESNDLACGRCESCQLRLRAFNEVGIKDFIRYM; this is encoded by the coding sequence GTGAGTAAAATCGCTATAAGTATTTTGAGTGGAGGGCTAGATAGTTGTGTTAGTACGGCTTGTGCAATAAATGATGGCTATCAAGTAATAGCCCTTCATTTTAATTATCATCAAAGAACTGAGTTAAGAGAGTTAAAAGCTTTTAATGATATTTGTGATTTTTATGGAATACAAAAAATAATAATAGATATGGATTTTTTTAGACAAATCGGTGGGTCTAGTTTAACTGATTTTAATATTGAAATTCCAAAAAATGAACTTGGTAAAAACGGAGATATACCTAATACCTATGTTCCATTTAGAAATGGTATTTTTTATAGTATTGCAACTGCTGTTGCACAAAGGTTTAATGCTAGTGCGATTTATACAGGATTAGTTAGTGAAGATTCTAGTGGTTATCCTGATACATCAATAGATTTTGTGGAAAAAACTAAGGATTTTATTGTATCTGGAAGTGGAGTAGAAATAAAATTATTAACGCCATTAATTACTCTTAGAAAATCACAAATTATAAAATTAGGTATGCAAATTAATGCTCCACTACATCTATCTTATAGTTGCTATGAGAGTAATGACTTAGCTTGTGGTAGATGCGAATCATGTCAATTAAGATTAAGAGCATTTAATGAAGTTGGAATAAAAGATTTTATAAGATATATGTAA
- a CDS encoding pyridoxal phosphate-dependent aminotransferase: MEFSKKIKGLEESITLAITAKAKLLKEQGINVISFSAGEPDFDTPKKVKEAAINAINAGCGKYTPVSGTTDVLKAICTKLKRDNNLNYEPSEVIANVGAKHSLFNAIQALVDDGDEVIIPAPYWVTYPEQVKYSGGVPVFVEPKNDFKITADELKAAITPKTKLFILNNPSNPSGALYSKDELMALAKVLEGTNIVVLADEMYEKLVYDGKFVAFASLSDDAFNRTVTINGLSKCAAMPGYRFGYSASKNKELNKMMKNLQGQCTSNICSIVQAAAIPALIGEIDSDIEMMKSEFKARRDKAFEMLNNINGLKISSKPDGAFYLFVDCKDIENDDVKFCAKLLDEKQVACVPGSGFGMKGYFRISYATSMQNIENGINKIAEFVKGYK, from the coding sequence ATGGAATTTTCAAAAAAAATTAAGGGTTTGGAAGAATCAATCACTTTAGCAATTACAGCAAAAGCTAAGTTGCTTAAAGAACAAGGTATTAATGTTATTAGTTTTAGTGCAGGTGAGCCTGATTTTGATACACCAAAAAAGGTAAAAGAAGCAGCAATTAATGCAATTAATGCAGGATGTGGAAAATATACTCCAGTGTCTGGAACAACTGATGTTCTAAAAGCAATTTGTACAAAATTAAAAAGAGATAATAATTTAAATTATGAGCCAAGTGAGGTGATAGCAAATGTAGGTGCAAAACACTCATTATTTAATGCTATTCAAGCTTTGGTTGACGATGGAGATGAGGTTATTATTCCAGCTCCTTATTGGGTTACATATCCTGAGCAAGTAAAGTATTCTGGAGGTGTTCCAGTTTTTGTAGAACCAAAAAATGATTTTAAAATCACAGCTGATGAATTAAAAGCAGCAATTACGCCTAAAACTAAGCTTTTTATACTTAATAATCCTAGCAATCCAAGTGGTGCTTTATATTCAAAAGATGAATTAATGGCATTAGCTAAGGTTTTAGAAGGAACTAATATTGTTGTATTAGCTGATGAAATGTATGAAAAATTAGTATATGATGGCAAATTTGTAGCATTTGCAAGTCTTAGTGATGATGCATTTAATAGAACAGTTACTATAAATGGTCTTAGTAAGTGTGCAGCAATGCCTGGTTATAGATTTGGCTACAGTGCTAGTAAAAATAAAGAATTAAATAAGATGATGAAAAATTTACAAGGTCAATGCACAAGTAATATTTGTAGTATAGTTCAAGCAGCTGCTATCCCAGCACTTATCGGTGAGATTGATAGTGATATAGAGATGATGAAGTCTGAATTTAAAGCAAGGAGAGATAAGGCGTTTGAGATGTTAAATAATATAAATGGATTAAAAATTTCATCAAAACCTGATGGTGCTTTTTATTTATTTGTTGATTGTAAAGATATAGAAAATGATGATGTTAAATTTTGTGCTAAATTATTAGATGAAAAACAAGTAGCATGTGTTCCTGGAAGTGGGTTTGGTATGAAAGGGTATTTTAGAATTTCTTACGCAACTTCTATGCAAAATATTGAAAATGGAATAAACAAAATTGCTGAATTTGTAAAGGGATATAAGTGA